The following are encoded together in the Citrus sinensis cultivar Valencia sweet orange chromosome 1, DVS_A1.0, whole genome shotgun sequence genome:
- the LOC107178656 gene encoding uncharacterized protein LOC107178656, which produces MKKYPNMKCSLKYCEFHKDFGHNTVECFSLREEIESLILNKCLKEFVVGMREAQKAMEQDKGKQVATGKVARTLVDTGSSVDIIFKSALDQLLIEQLKITPYVMLVIGFTGNMVIPKGIITLPITLSKGTPVEDLVSVSICTTDPTKTVKIGSNLSEEQRERLINFLREHHDVFAWSHSNMSGISPSLSCHKLNVSLHHKPIKQKRRTFNQERYDAIEQEVDRLLAPGFIREVVYPDWVSNVVLVKKSNRKWLICVDFIDLNKSCPKDSFPLPQVDQLVDATAGHDMLSFMDTFSGYNQIPMYEPDQDITAFITNCELYCYKVMPFGLKNAIATYQRLLNKIFKEQIGHTMEVYIDDMITKSIHAGERLGHLRDTFMVLRRHQMRLNPKKCAFGVTSGKFLGFMVQQRGIEANTDKICTVLDMKWPCTIKEVQSLAGRVAALSRFISKATDWCKPFFKALKAESFPRTEGRYPTSEKIVLALVVSTRKLRPYFQAHTIAVITNLPLRQILQKLDMSERLLPWSLELSEFDIIFKPRSAIKAQAIADFIAKFANDSCGEEDLRYLSDTPSTDERGQASNNEAEYEAIIAGLRMSKSLGAKRVHIKSDSQLMVEKGTSTGEQRSRQFGKNGIPWRSSVSWPHHDRTRTRSSVDLLEPLEVASLSNGVPWMEPIIRCLKDGDLPLDKIEVRRLKYKVAWYCLIQDILYRIWFTLPYFKCLGSDQAEYVMNEIHEGICGNYYGAQSLAQKVSVRGTTSLPCRKMLRIWYEAVTSANGLPSFCSELGIANRFATPDHPQSNGQVEAINKIIKGILKKKLEERKGAWVDELLGVLWAYRTTQNISTGKIPFSLIVGVDAVIPAEIGVPSHRVEYFDEVENTSLIALNLDLMAEKKARAELRTTMYHHRISGLYEKRVRPRSFKKGKLILGRVTQNTWVPCEGTFGVNWEGPYCIDKPIGSSA; this is translated from the exons ATGAAAAAGTACCCTAACATGAAGTGTAGCCTAAAGTATTGTGAGTTCCACAAGGACTTCGGTCACAACACAGTCGAGTGTTTTAGCTTGCGTGAGGAAATTGAATCTCTGATTCTTAACAAGTGCCTCAAAGAATTTGTTGTTGGCATGAGAGAGGCTCAGAAAGCCATGGAGCAGGATAAGGGCAAGCAG GTTGCTACTGGTAAAGTAGCAAGGACTCTTGTAGATACCGGCAGCTCAGTCgatatcattttcaaaagcGCCTTGGATCAACTATTGATTGAGCAGCTAAAGATTACCCCATATGTTATGCTAGTTATTGGGTTCACCGGGAATATGGTCATCCCAAAAGGCATCATCACACTGCCCATAACCCTCAGTAAG GGTACCCCGGTTGAAGACCTTGTTTCAGTCTCGATTTGCACCACTGACCCAACAAAGACCGTGAAAATTGGCTCCAATCTTTCAGAGGAACAACGAGAGAGGCTCATCAACTTCCTACGTGAGCACCATGACGTATTCGCTTGGTCCCACTCGAATATGTCGGGTATCTCACCTTCCCTCTCATGTCACAAACTCAATGTCAGCTTGCATCATAAACCGATCAAACAGAAACGTCGCACTTTCAACCAAGAGAGGTACGATGCAATTGAGCAAGAGGTAGACCGCCTGTTAGCACCAGGGTTTATCAGGGAAGTAGTGTACCCCGATTGGGTATCCAACGTTGTTctagtaaagaaatcaaatagaAAGTGGCTCATATGTGTGGATTTTATCGACTTAAACAAGTCTTGCCCCAAGGATAGCTTCCCGCTTCCCCAGGTTGACCAACTGGTTGATGCAACGGCGGGGCATGACATGCTTAGTTTTATGGACACTTTTTCTGGCTACAACCAAATCCCAATGTATGAACCTGATCAAGACATAACGGCCTTCATCACTAATTGTGAGTTATATTGTTATAAAGTTATGCcgtttggtttgaaaaatgcCATAGCTACTTATCAGCGGCTgttgaacaaaattttcaaggaaCAAATCGGGCACACAATGGAGGTATACATAGATGACATGATCACCAAATCAATCCATGCAGGGGAACGCTTGGGGCACCTTAGAGATACCTTTATGGTTTTAAGAAGGCACCAGATGCGGctcaacccaaaaaaatgtgCGTTTGGGGTTACCTCGGGTAAATTTCTTGGGTTCATGGTGCAACAACGGGGGATTGAGGCCAACACTGACAAAATTTGCACGGTTCTTGACATGAAGTGGCCATGCACCATCAAGGAGGTTCAAAGCTTGGCAGGCCGGGTAGCTGCCCTGAGCCGCTTTATCTCCAAGGCTACCGACTGGTGTAAGCCCTTTTTCAAAGCTTTGAAAGCCGAAAGCTTTCCAAGAACTGAAGGG AGGTACCCCACCTCTGAGAAGATCGTTTTGGCACTGGTTGTCTCTACAAGGAAGCTCAGACCATATTTTCAAGCTCACACCATTGCAGTCATCACCAACCTTCCCCTCCGTCAAATCCTCCAAAAGTTAGATATGTCTGAAAGGCTTCTCCCATGGTCCTTAGAATTAAGCGAGTTCGACATCATCTTCAAGCCTCGTTCGGCAATCAAAGCTCAAGCCATCGCCGATTTCATTGCAAAATTCGCCAATGACTCCTGTGGTGAAGAGGATCTGAGGTACCTGTCAGATACCCCATCCACCGATGAAAGGGGGCAG GCTTCTAACAACGAAGCCGAATATGAGGCCATCATAGCGGGGTTAAGGATGTCAAAGTCTTTGGGAGCAAAAAGGGTACACATCAAGAGCGACTCCCAATTGATG GTGGAAAAGGGTACCTCGACTGGAGAACAGCGAAGCCGACAATTTGGCAAAAATGGCATCCCTTGGCGTAGCTCAGTTAGCTGGCCCCATCACGATAGAACACGTACCCGCTCTAGTGTTGATCTTCTAGAGCCATTGGAAGTAGCATCATTGTCCAATGGGGTACCTTGGATGGAGCCTATCATAAGGTGCCTCAAGGACGGGGATCTCCCTTTAGATAAAATTGAAGTAAGAAGACTAAAGTATAAAGTTGCATGGTATTGCCTGATCCAGGATATCCTATACAGAATATGGTTCACTCTTCCTTACTTTAAATGCTTGGGAAGTGACCAGGCCGAGTATGTCATGAATGAGATACATGAGGGGATTTGTGGCAATTACTATGGAGCACAATCACTGGCACAAAAAGTCTCCGTCAGGGGTACTACTAGCCTACCATGCAGGAAGATGCTAAGAATATGGTATGAAGCTGTGACAAGTGCCAATGGTTTGCCAAG tttttgcTCGGAGCTTGGGATAGCCAACCGGTTTGCTACACCAGACCACCCCCAATCTAATGGGCAGGTCGAAGCCATCAACAAGATCATCAAAGGTATCCTAAAAAAGAAGttggaagaaagaaaaggagcGTGGGTAGATGAGCTGCTTGGGGTGTTGTGGGCCTACCGGACTACTCAGAACATCTCCACTGGGAAAATCCCCTTCTCTCTCATAGTCGGTGTTGATGCAGTGATCCCAGCGGAAATCGGGGTACCCTCTCACAGAGTTGAATACTTTGATGAGGTCGAGAACACCTCCTTGATTGCTTTAAACCTTGATTTGATGGCTGAAAAAAAGGCTAGAGCAGAATTGAGGACAACTATGTACCATCATCGCATTTCGGGTCTATATGAAAAAAGGGTGCGCCCTCGATCCTTCAAGAAAGGAAAGTTAATCTTGGGGAGGGTAACTCAGAACACTTGGGTACCCTGCGAAGGCACTTTCGGGGTAAATTGGGAAGGACCATACTGCATCGACAAACCCATTGGGTCAAGTGCATAA